The Cellulomonas oligotrophica sequence GTGCCCGCGGCTACCTGCGCGACCACCCGCCCGTGCCCGTCGACTGCAGCGACCTGCCGGGCGGTCTCGACCACGACACGCCCCGCTGACGCGCCCGGACCTGCGCACCCGCCGCGGCCCGCCGCTACGCTCACGCAGGTCCCCGTCCCAGCGCCAGCAGCGGAGCGTCATGGCCGACCAGACCGGTGCGCGTCCCGCGCGCACGGCCGCGTTCTTCGACCTCGACAAGACGATCATCGCGACGTCGTCCGCGACCGCGTTCTCCAAGGGCCTGCTCGCCGGCGGCCTGCTGACGCGGCGCTCGGTGGTCGCCGCGGCCTACGCCCAGATCGGGTACCTGCTCGGCGGCGCGGGGCCGGCGGCGACCGAGCGGCTGCGGGCCGCGCTCTCGCGCACCGCGGCCGGGTGGGACGTCGACCTGGTCTCGTCGATCGTGCGGGACACGCTGCGCGAGTCGATCGAGCCGGTGGTCTACGCCGAGGCCCTCGAGCTCATCGCGCTGCACCACGCCTACGGGCGCGACGTGGTCGTGGTGTCCGCGTCGGGGGCGGAGGTCGTCGAGCCCATCGCGCAGATGCTCGGGGCCGACCACGTGGTGGCCACCCGCATGGTCGTCGAGGACGGCCGCTACACCGGCGAGATCGCGTTCTACGCGTACGGCGAGAACAAGGCGGTGGCCGTGCGCGAGCTGGCCGCGGAGCGCGGGTACGACCTCGCGCGCTGCTACGCCTACTCCGACTCCATCACCGACGCCCCCATGCTCGCCGAGGTCGGCCACGGGTTCGCCGTGAACCCGGACCGTGCGCTGCGCCGCCTCGCGCAGGCCGAGGGCTGGGGCGTGCTGACGTTCCGCCGCCCCACGGCGCTGCGCCCCGCGGCGCCGTCGCGGCGCTCCCTGGCGACGGGCGCCGGGCTCGCCGTCGTCGCCGTGGCCGTCGTGCTCGCCGCCCGGTGGTGGCGACGCCGCCGGTCCGGATCCTGACACCGCCGGCTCAGCTGGCGGACCGCGGCGCGCGCTGACCTGCGGCCCCGCGACGCACCGTTGCCGCCCCGCGCGACCGGGTGTATCAACGACCCACAACTGCACGACCGCGAGAGCACCCACGCGCAGGATTGCCCACCTCTGGGCAGGTCGACCGGGCTCGTCCCGTCGCGACCGCGAACAGTGCACGCATGATCACTCTCCGGCCGGTGGTCGGCTACGGCGTCCCGACGACGGGGCGCCGTCGTCGTGCCCGGGCCGTGCAGCCCCGCCGTGCAGCAGCCGCCGTGGACGTCAGGTCACCGGCAGCCGGCCCGCCAGGACGGCGTCGGCGACGACGCGGGCACGCGCCGCCCCGGAGCGCACCGCCTCGGCGTACCCGACGAGCCACGCGGCCACCCCCTCGGGCGTGCCGGTCGCGAACCGGGCCGCGCCGGCCAGGTACGCCGCCGGGACGTCCGCCCACACCGGCTCGGCGAGCACGGTGCCCGTCGGGTCGAGGCCGCGCACCGTGAGCAGCCAGCGCGCCGCGGCCCGCGCCACCACCCCGTTGCCCGCCGCGAACGGCCGGACCACCAGCAGCTCGGCGTGCACCACGGCCGCGACCACCAGGGCCGGGGCGGTCGACGCGGCGACCACCTCGACGAGGGCGCCCGTGCGCGCCGCCGCCTGCTCGGGCGACGGCGCCGCCCCCAGGCCCCGCAGGTCCTGCGCGTCGCCGTCGCGCGGGCGCCCGACCGCCGCGGCCGGCAGCAGGTCCGCCGCGGCGGCGGTGTGCAGGCGCGCCAGCAGCTGCGGCAGCGCGACAGACGACGCCGGCGCACGCCCGCCGAGGTCCGGCAGCGCCCGCTCGACCACGGCCTGCGCCCGCAGTGCGCCCAGCGCGAGCGCGTCGGCGGGGTCGGCGCCGCGACCTCCGGCCCCCGGGCCGGCCGCGGTACCTGTCGCCCACGACCGCAGCACGTCCAGCGGGACGCGCGCACCGTCGAGCTGCGCCGACGCGCGCGCCGCGTGCAGGCCGGACTCGGCCCGCACCTCGCGCCACCGGCGCCGGAACGCCTCGTGCCAGCGCAGCTCCTCGCAGGAGGCGCGCGCGGCCTCGACGGCGTCGGCGACGCCCGGCAGGCCGACGAGGTCCTGCAGCGGGTCCCCGCTCACGCGTCGAACACGGCCTCGCCGCGGGCGGGCAGCGCCACCCGGACGCGGGCCAGCATCTCCTCGCTCATCGGCGGGAGCGCGTCGAGGTCGAACCAGGCCGCGGCGGTGTTCTCCCCGTCGGCCGGGCGCGGCTCGCCCTGCACCCACGCGAACCGGTACGTGTGGTCGAGGTACTGGGCCTCGTCGCCGTTGTCGTACCGCATCGGCGGCAGGGCGTGCACGCGGGCCAGCCGCTCGGGCACCGCCACGACGTCCGCCTCCTCGAGCACCTCGCGCGCACCGGCCCGCGCCGGGTCCTCCCCCGGGTCGACGATGCCCGTCACGGGTGTCCACGCGCCGTTGTCGGTGCGACGCACGAGCAGCACCTGCGTGCGGCCGGCGACCTCCCGGAGCACCACCGCCGTCACCCCGGGCAGCCAGAGCAGCGCGTGCCCGACGTGCGCGCGCAGGGCCAGGACGTGGTCAGGGGTCGGCACGGCGCGATCGTACGCGCGGACCGCCGGTCGCGGACCGCCGCTGCCCCGCCCGCCGCAGCCCGCCGCCCGGACACGGCGCGGCGCCAGGGCCGAAGGTCCATGATGTCGTCATGGTCTCCGCGCCCTCCGTGTCGTCGTCCATCACCGCCCGGCTGGAGGTCAAGGCCCGGCCCACCGCCGTGTCCGACCTGACCACCGCGATCGAGAAGGCCGGCGGCATCGTCACGGCGCTCGACGTCACGGCGTCGTTCCACGAGGCGATGACCGTGGACGTCACGTGCGCGACGCGCGACGTCGACCACGCCCAGGACGTCGTCGCCGCGCTGGAGAACCTCGACGGGGTCGTCGTCAAGCGCGTCTCCGACCGCACGTTCCTGCTGCACCTGGGCGGCAAGCTGTCCGTGGAGTCGAAGGTGCCGCTGCGCACCCGCGACGACCTGTCGATGGCGTACACCCCGGGCGTCGCGCGCGTGTGCCAGGCCATCGCCGAGCACCCGGAGGACGCGCGCCGCCTCACCATCAAGCGGAACACGATCGCCGTGGTCACCGACGGGACGGCCGTGCTAGGCCTCGGCGACATCGGCCCGCTGGCCGCGCTGCCCGTGATGGAGGGCAAGGCCGTGCTGTTCAAGCGGTTCGCCGACATCGACGCGTTCCCGATCTGCCTCGACACCACCGACGTGGACCAGATCGTCGAGACGGTGTGCGCGATCGCGCCGGCGTTCGCGGGCATCAACCTCGAGGACATCTCCGCCCCCCGCTGCTTCGAGGTCGAGCGCCGCCTGCGCGAGCGCCTCGACATCCCCGTCTTCCACGACGACCAGCACGGCACCGCGATCGTCGTGGTCGCCGCCCTGCGCAACGCGCTGACCGTGGTGGGCAAGCAGATCGGCGACGTGCGCGTCGTCATGTCCGGCGCGGGCGCGGCCGGCACCGCGGTGCTCAAGCTGCTGCTCGCCGCCGGGGTTCGCGACGTCGTGGTCGCCGACATCGACGGCGTCGTGCACGTCGGCCGGCCCGGCCTGACCCCGTCGCTGCGGTGGACCGCCGAGCACACCAACCCCCGCGGGGTCACCGGCACGATCCACGACGCGGTCGTCGGCGCCGACGTGTTCGTGGGGCTGTCCGCGCCCGACGTCATCACCGCGCACGACGTGTCGCGCATGGCGTCCGACGCGATCGTCTTCGCCCTGGCCAACCCGCGGCCGGAGGTCGACCCCGACGAGGCCGCCCGCTACGCCGCGGTCGTCGGCACCGGCCGCTCGGACTTCGCGAACCAGATCAACAACGTCCTCGCGTTCCCCGGGGTGTTCCGCGGGCTGCTCGACGCCCAGTCGCACACCATCACCGAGCCCATGCTGCTGGCCGCCGCCGAGGCCCTGGCGTCCGTCGTGCGCCCCGAGGAGCTGAACCCGACGTACATCGTGCCCAGCGTGTTCAACCCGGAGGTCACGACGGTCGTGGCCGCCGCCGTGCGGCACGCCGCCGAGGCCGAGGACGCCGCCCGCGAGCGCCGCCCCCCGACCGGGGAGATCGCGGCCGTGCGTCGCCGCTGACCTCACCCCCGCGGTGCCCTTTCGTCCCATGTCCGGGGGCGCGGCTCGCGGGACCCTGGTCGGGTGCTGAGCATCCCCGAGGCCGTCGCCACCCACGTCGACGGTGCCGTCCACAAGGTCGAGCTGGTCCGCACGCCGGGCCTGTTCCTGGTGCGCACCATGCTCGCCGGCGCCTACATCGGCATCGGCGTGCTCATCATGGTGACCGCAGGCGGTCCGCTGGTCGTGGCGGGCAGCCCGTGGGCGCCGCTCGTGCAGGGTGCGGTGTTCGGCATCGCGCTGACGATCGTGCTCGTCGCGGGCGGTGAGCTCGCGACCAGCGCCATGATGATCCTCACGCAGGGCGCGATCGCCGGGCGCGTCGGCTGGGGCCGCGCGGGTGCGGTGCTGCTGGCCTGCCTGGGCGGCAACCTGCTCGGCGCCCTCGTCTTCGCGGCGCTGCTGGCCGGGTCGGGGGTGCTGGCGCCCGAGACCGCCGCGGGGCAGAACATCGCCCGGATGATCGAGCACAAGGCCGAGGCGACGACGCTGCAGCTGGTGGTCCGGGGCGTGCTGTGCAACCTCATGGTCTGCCTGGCCGTGTGGTGCTGGGCGCGGCTGCGCGGCGAGGTCGCGCGGATCCTCGTGGTGTTCGCGTGCGTGCTGGTCTTCATCACGTCCGGGTTCGAGCACGTCGTGGCGAACATGACGACGTTCTGGTTCGGCCTGCTCACGGGCGTCCCGGGGGCGACGGTCGGGGAGTTCGCGCGGAACGTGCTGGCGGTCGGGGTGGGCAACACGCTCGGTGGGGCCGTGCTCGTCGGGGCGGCGTACGCCTACGGCGCGCGACCGGCGCCCGTGCCCGTGGAGGCAGCACCGGAGCCGATGGCCGCCGCGCCGGGGCGCCGACCGGCAGGAGCAGGCCTGCCGCACTAGCGTGGTCGGACGAGGCGTCCGGCGGACGCCGCCGCGCGACCGCAGGAGCACGCCGTGAGCACCTCCGACCCGCAGGGCCCCCGCACCACGACGCCCGACGCCGCCGAGCCACCCACGCCACACCCGGCACCGGACGTCGAGCCGGCTGCCGAGCCGGCCGTCGACACCGGGCGCCACGCGGTCGCCCGCCCGGCGCCGGCACCGCCGGAGGACGTCCCCGCCGACGCGCACACCGGCCCGGCGCTCGTGCCCGGCACGGGTCCTGTGCCCGTGGTCGCCGCGCCGGCACCTGCTCCCGCACCGGCGCCCTCACCGGCACCGGCTCCCCCGTCTGCCGCGTCACCGCCCGTGGCGCCGCCCGCCGAGCCCCGCCCGGCGACCGGTGCGACGGCGGCCGTGCCGCGCACCGTCGCGTCCCCGGTCGAGGACCCCGCGGACGAGCTCTTCCCCGATCCCAACGCCCCCCGGACACCCACCTGGGGCGCGCACGTGGGCGGCGTCCTCGTCGCGCTGCTGATCACCCCGTTCGCGATCGGGCTGACGCTCCTGGGCCAGTCCCGCATCCTCGTCGTGCAGGCCGGCACCTGGGACGCGTCGCTCGACGTGCTCGGCATCGTGCTGGTCTCGATCGGCCTCGTGCTGCTGTGCACGCTCCTGGCGCTCGGGCTGTGGACCGCGGCGGTCCCCCTCACGGCGGGGACGGTGCTCACCGTCACCGGGGCGTTCGCGCTGTACGCGCCCGGCGTCGCGCGCGCGCAGGCGCTCGAGATCGTGACGTCGGACGCCTGGACCGTGACGGTGACGCACGTCGTCGTGGCCGGCACGTCGGGCACGCTGCTCGTGGCGGGCGCCCTGCTGCTCGTCGCGGGTCTCGTGACGGCGCTCGCCCGCCGCCGGGGCGTGCACCTGGGGGTCTTCCGCGAGCGCAACCGGCACGCGGGCGCGCACTCCGTGCCGCACCCGTCCGCACCTGCCGGCCCGCACCCGGAGCCGGGTGCCGCCTCGCCCGCCTGACCCCGACCGGCCCGGACCGGATCCGGGTGGGGGGCGCGCCGGCGCACCGGCGGGACTAATGTCCTGGTGGCGGGCCCCTCGCCGGGCCCCGTCCTTGCACCGATGCCGCTGCGGAGGAGAAGCACCGTGACCGAGCCGTCCCCGACGCCCGCCCCCGTCCCGCCCGCCGAGGCCCTGCCTGCCGACGGCGGGCGCGCCGACCACGGCGGGCTCGAGAACCTCAGCACCGAGGACCGCCGGTTCCCGCCCGACGCGGACTTCGCCGCGCAGGCCAACGCCCACGCGGACCTGTACGCGTGGGCCGCCGCGGACCGGCCGGGGTTCTGGGCCGACCAGGCGCGCGAGCTGCTGAGCTGGTCGACGCCCTTCACGCAGACCCTCGACACCTCGGACGCCCCGTTCTTCCGGTGGTTCGCCGACGGCCGGCTCAACGCGACGTACAACGCGGTGGACCGGCACGTCGAGGCGGGCCGGGGCGACCGGGTCGCGATCCACTTCGAGGGCGAGGGCGGCGACACCCGCACGCTGACCTACGCGGACCTGCAGCGCGAGACGTCGAAGGCCGCGAACGCGCTGGCCGCGCTGGGCGTGCGCACGGGCGACCGGGTCGCGGTCTACCTGCCGATGATCCCCGAGGCGATCGTCACGATGCTGGCGTGCGCCCGCCTGGGTGCCGCGCACTCGGTCGTGTTCGGCGGGTTCTCGGCCGAGGCGCTGAGCTCGCGGATCCTCGACGCCGAGGCCAAGGTCGTGGTGACGGCCGACGGCGGGTTCCGCCGCGGTGCGCCGAGCGCGCTCAAGCCGGCCGTCGACGAGGCCCTCGCCAAGGGCGCCCCGAGCGTCGCGCACGTGCTCGTGGTGCGGCGCACCGGGCAGCCCGTGGAGTGGACGCAGGGACGCGACGTCTGGTGGCACGACGCGGTCGAGGCCGCGTCGGCGCAGCACGAGCCCGTCGAGGTCGACGCCGAGCACCCGCTGTTCATCCTCTACACGTCGGGCACCACCGGGAAGCCCAAGGGGATCTTCCACACCACCGGCGGGTACCTCACCCAGGCGGCGTGGACGCACCTCAACGTGTTCGACCTCAAGCCCGAGACGGACGTGTACTGGTGCACCGCCGACGTCGGATGGATCACCGGGCACACGTACGTCGTCTACGGCCCCCTGGTCAACGGCGCGACCCAGGTGGTGTACGAGGGCACGCCCGACACCCCCCACAAGGGCCGCTGGTGGGAGATCGTCGCGAAGTACGGCGTGACGATCCTCTACACGGCGCCCACGGCGATCCGCACGTGCATGAAGTGGGGCGACGCGATCCCCGCCGCGCACGACCTGTCGAGCCTGCGGGTGCTGGGGTCGGTGGGCGAGCCCATCAACCCCGAGGCGTGGACCTGGTACCGGCGCGTCATCGGCGGCGACCGCACCCCCGTGGTGGACACGTGGTGGCAGACCGAGACCGGCGCCATCATGATCAGCCCCCTGCCGGGCGTCACGACCGCCAAGCCCGGGTCGGCGCAGGTGCCGCTGCCGGGGATCGCCGCCGACGTCGTCGACGACACCGCGCAGCCGGTGCCGAACGGCTCGGGCGGGTACCTCGTGGTCACCGAGCCGTGGCCGTCGATGCTGCGCGGCATCTGGGGCGACCCCCAGCGGTACGCGGACACGTACTGGTCGCGGTTCCGCGGGCTGTACTTCGCCGGCGACGGCGCGAAGAAGGACGCCGACGGCGACGTGTGGCTGCTCGGCCGGGTCGACGACGTCATGAACGTCTCCGGGCACCGGCTGTCGACCACGGAGATCGAGTCGGCGCTGGTCTCGCACACGTGGGTCGCCGAGGCCGCGGTCGTCGGCGCGTCCGACGACACCACGGGCCAGGCGGTCGTCGCGTTCGTGATCCTGCGGCAGGACGCGCTCGAGGTGCTCGGCACCGACCCGGACGCGGTGCAGCAGACGCTGCGCGACCACGTCGCCAAGGAGATCGGGCCGATCGCCAAGCCCCGGCAGGTGCTCGTGGTGCCGGAGCTGCCGAAGACGCGCTCGGGCAAGATCATGCGCCGCCTGCTGCGCGACGTCGCCGAGCACCGCACCGTCGGCGACGCGACGACGCTGGCGGACGCGTCGGTGATGGACCTCATCGCGCAGGGCCTGCAGCGGCCCGCACCGTCGGCGGACTGAGCAGCCGACCGGGCGGGCGCCCCGGGCGGTCGACCGCCCGGGGCGGCGCGGGCTGGACGTGCGAAGCGTTTAGGCCCGTGCCGCGGGCGGGCGGGCGCTGGTTGTCTGGCCACGCACCCGCCCGCCGACCGGCCGGCGGACCCGGCGGGCGGGTGCTCCCCCACCTCTCTCGCGGAACGAGGACGTCCATGAAGAGTCTGCCCACGCGCGCCGTCGCGGCCGGTGCCGCGGCGCTGGTCACGCTGACCGGTGTCACCGCGCTCGCCACGTCGGCGTCGGCCGCCGACCCGGTCGGCCTGCACATCTCCGGCACCCGGCTCGTCGAGCAGGACGGCACGCCGTTCGTCGCGCGCGGCGTCAGCCACGCGCACACCTGGTACGTGTCGC is a genomic window containing:
- a CDS encoding HAD family hydrolase, which translates into the protein MADQTGARPARTAAFFDLDKTIIATSSATAFSKGLLAGGLLTRRSVVAAAYAQIGYLLGGAGPAATERLRAALSRTAAGWDVDLVSSIVRDTLRESIEPVVYAEALELIALHHAYGRDVVVVSASGAEVVEPIAQMLGADHVVATRMVVEDGRYTGEIAFYAYGENKAVAVRELAAERGYDLARCYAYSDSITDAPMLAEVGHGFAVNPDRALRRLAQAEGWGVLTFRRPTALRPAAPSRRSLATGAGLAVVAVAVVLAARWWRRRRSGS
- the acs gene encoding acetate--CoA ligase; translated protein: MPLRRRSTVTEPSPTPAPVPPAEALPADGGRADHGGLENLSTEDRRFPPDADFAAQANAHADLYAWAAADRPGFWADQARELLSWSTPFTQTLDTSDAPFFRWFADGRLNATYNAVDRHVEAGRGDRVAIHFEGEGGDTRTLTYADLQRETSKAANALAALGVRTGDRVAVYLPMIPEAIVTMLACARLGAAHSVVFGGFSAEALSSRILDAEAKVVVTADGGFRRGAPSALKPAVDEALAKGAPSVAHVLVVRRTGQPVEWTQGRDVWWHDAVEAASAQHEPVEVDAEHPLFILYTSGTTGKPKGIFHTTGGYLTQAAWTHLNVFDLKPETDVYWCTADVGWITGHTYVVYGPLVNGATQVVYEGTPDTPHKGRWWEIVAKYGVTILYTAPTAIRTCMKWGDAIPAAHDLSSLRVLGSVGEPINPEAWTWYRRVIGGDRTPVVDTWWQTETGAIMISPLPGVTTAKPGSAQVPLPGIAADVVDDTAQPVPNGSGGYLVVTEPWPSMLRGIWGDPQRYADTYWSRFRGLYFAGDGAKKDADGDVWLLGRVDDVMNVSGHRLSTTEIESALVSHTWVAEAAVVGASDDTTGQAVVAFVILRQDALEVLGTDPDAVQQTLRDHVAKEIGPIAKPRQVLVVPELPKTRSGKIMRRLLRDVAEHRTVGDATTLADASVMDLIAQGLQRPAPSAD
- a CDS encoding Fic family protein encodes the protein MSGDPLQDLVGLPGVADAVEAARASCEELRWHEAFRRRWREVRAESGLHAARASAQLDGARVPLDVLRSWATGTAAGPGAGGRGADPADALALGALRAQAVVERALPDLGGRAPASSVALPQLLARLHTAAAADLLPAAAVGRPRDGDAQDLRGLGAAPSPEQAAARTGALVEVVAASTAPALVVAAVVHAELLVVRPFAAGNGVVARAAARWLLTVRGLDPTGTVLAEPVWADVPAAYLAGAARFATGTPEGVAAWLVGYAEAVRSGAARARVVADAVLAGRLPVT
- a CDS encoding NAD-dependent malic enzyme, whose product is MVSAPSVSSSITARLEVKARPTAVSDLTTAIEKAGGIVTALDVTASFHEAMTVDVTCATRDVDHAQDVVAALENLDGVVVKRVSDRTFLLHLGGKLSVESKVPLRTRDDLSMAYTPGVARVCQAIAEHPEDARRLTIKRNTIAVVTDGTAVLGLGDIGPLAALPVMEGKAVLFKRFADIDAFPICLDTTDVDQIVETVCAIAPAFAGINLEDISAPRCFEVERRLRERLDIPVFHDDQHGTAIVVVAALRNALTVVGKQIGDVRVVMSGAGAAGTAVLKLLLAAGVRDVVVADIDGVVHVGRPGLTPSLRWTAEHTNPRGVTGTIHDAVVGADVFVGLSAPDVITAHDVSRMASDAIVFALANPRPEVDPDEAARYAAVVGTGRSDFANQINNVLAFPGVFRGLLDAQSHTITEPMLLAAAEALASVVRPEELNPTYIVPSVFNPEVTTVVAAAVRHAAEAEDAARERRPPTGEIAAVRRR
- a CDS encoding NUDIX hydrolase, with product MPTPDHVLALRAHVGHALLWLPGVTAVVLREVAGRTQVLLVRRTDNGAWTPVTGIVDPGEDPARAGAREVLEEADVVAVPERLARVHALPPMRYDNGDEAQYLDHTYRFAWVQGEPRPADGENTAAAWFDLDALPPMSEEMLARVRVALPARGEAVFDA
- a CDS encoding formate/nitrite transporter family protein; translation: MLSIPEAVATHVDGAVHKVELVRTPGLFLVRTMLAGAYIGIGVLIMVTAGGPLVVAGSPWAPLVQGAVFGIALTIVLVAGGELATSAMMILTQGAIAGRVGWGRAGAVLLACLGGNLLGALVFAALLAGSGVLAPETAAGQNIARMIEHKAEATTLQLVVRGVLCNLMVCLAVWCWARLRGEVARILVVFACVLVFITSGFEHVVANMTTFWFGLLTGVPGATVGEFARNVLAVGVGNTLGGAVLVGAAYAYGARPAPVPVEAAPEPMAAAPGRRPAGAGLPH